A single genomic interval of Sulfurovum sp. TSL6 harbors:
- the dbpA gene encoding ATP-dependent RNA helicase DbpA, which translates to MAAFKSIEAFPEALLETLNTLNFTTMTEIQEKAISPILEGKDILAQSKTGSGKTLAFGLPCVVHTDTNTYKPQTIIITPTRELADQIAVELRKVAAYKANLKILTLYGGVPLRTQAESLAKGAHILIGTPGRIQDHLAKETLVLDSIKTLVLDEADRMLDMGFYDEIVKIGSNMPRTKQTLLFSATFPDKIEKLAKALLKQPITIKVDTVQESDKIDEIVYETSDKLKTLTALIQSYKPESLLIFCNTKAEVISLTDTLHQRGHSAIDIHGDLEQRDRNESVIAFSNGSKRIMVATDVASRGLDIKDIELVINYDLPFDQEVYTHRIGRTGRADAKGTAISLYGPRDSEKCAYITSAARKGEMKDLRVDATFKMVSKYDTLCINGGKKTKLRAGDILGTLCKEIDIDPKMIGKINITDTKSYVALHHTVTDKVFKALKKTPIKKKKYVTWILN; encoded by the coding sequence ATGGCAGCTTTTAAGAGTATCGAAGCATTCCCAGAGGCGCTTTTAGAAACACTGAATACACTGAACTTCACAACGATGACTGAAATACAGGAAAAGGCCATCAGCCCTATTCTGGAAGGTAAAGACATCTTAGCGCAATCCAAGACAGGTTCGGGGAAAACATTGGCCTTTGGATTACCCTGTGTGGTACATACAGATACCAACACCTATAAACCACAAACCATCATCATTACCCCTACTCGTGAACTGGCAGATCAAATAGCTGTTGAACTGAGAAAAGTTGCAGCCTATAAGGCTAACCTCAAAATACTCACACTCTATGGGGGTGTACCACTTCGTACTCAAGCCGAATCACTTGCAAAAGGGGCACATATACTCATCGGTACACCTGGACGTATACAAGACCACTTGGCTAAAGAAACACTGGTACTTGACAGTATCAAAACACTGGTACTTGATGAAGCAGATCGTATGCTGGATATGGGTTTTTATGATGAGATAGTCAAAATAGGTTCCAACATGCCACGTACTAAACAAACCCTGCTCTTCTCAGCGACATTCCCGGATAAAATAGAAAAGCTTGCTAAAGCACTATTGAAACAGCCCATTACCATCAAAGTAGACACGGTTCAAGAGAGCGATAAGATAGATGAAATAGTCTATGAGACATCTGATAAATTGAAGACTCTTACAGCCCTGATCCAATCCTATAAACCAGAGTCACTGCTTATTTTTTGTAATACCAAAGCAGAAGTTATCTCACTCACTGATACTTTACATCAACGTGGGCATTCTGCCATCGACATCCATGGTGACCTTGAACAAAGAGATCGCAACGAATCAGTGATCGCTTTTTCCAATGGTTCCAAACGCATTATGGTAGCTACAGATGTAGCTTCAAGAGGTTTGGATATCAAAGACATTGAACTGGTCATTAACTATGATCTGCCTTTTGACCAAGAAGTCTATACTCACCGTATCGGTCGTACAGGACGTGCAGATGCCAAAGGTACTGCTATATCCCTCTATGGTCCAAGAGACAGTGAGAAATGCGCTTACATTACTTCCGCAGCACGTAAAGGAGAGATGAAAGATTTACGTGTAGACGCGACTTTTAAAATGGTCTCTAAGTATGATACACTTTGTATTAACGGCGGTAAAAAAACCAAACTTCGTGCGGGAGATATACTCGGTACTTTATGTAAAGAGATAGACATTGACCCCAAAATGATAGGAAAGATAAATATCACAGATACGAAATCTTATGTTGCGCTACATCATACTGTAACGGACAAAGTATTTAAAGCATTAAAGAAAACACCGATCAAAAAGAAAAAATATGTCA